One genomic window of Candidatus Latescibacterota bacterium includes the following:
- a CDS encoding sigma-54 dependent transcriptional regulator, protein MILVLVVDDIPAMAEQYAYDLKRLGGFDTMAATGGSEALDIMGREPVDCVILDLEMPGVTGFDVLGKMREMEMTIPVIVYTGTGNYDRCVQAMRLGAYSFIDKAEAMERVVWEIEKGLEHAKLEREVSQLRHEQTPGTTMFGASQAMASLRSRIEKVATIPSAVLITGESGTGKELVAKYIHDMGVGGEKPFVAVNSAAFPENLIESELFGHERGAFTGANKVHRGAFERAAGGTLFLDEIGELPMPAQAKLLRVLEQRQVTRIGGERTIAVDAKVVTATNRDLEVEVEAGRFRQDLYFRLNVHILNVPPLRERLSDIPELTGFFVRSTCARFGRREMKVAPEVIESLMDHEWKRNNVRELKNIIERMVIASDGDSIEIEHIPAEVLHGGLSGSHAASDAGIASVGSPAEGPAGRGAARASFQELKAEAERRILVTALERNEWHISNTARELGLSDHSSLLKIMKRHGLKKK, encoded by the coding sequence ATGATCCTGGTACTCGTGGTCGATGATATTCCCGCAATGGCGGAGCAGTATGCCTACGACCTGAAGAGGCTCGGAGGATTCGATACGATGGCAGCTACGGGAGGGAGCGAAGCTCTGGACATCATGGGGCGGGAGCCGGTCGATTGTGTGATTCTCGATCTCGAGATGCCCGGAGTGACCGGGTTCGATGTTCTCGGAAAGATGCGGGAGATGGAAATGACTATTCCGGTGATCGTTTATACCGGAACTGGAAATTACGACAGGTGCGTCCAGGCGATGAGACTTGGAGCTTACAGTTTCATAGACAAGGCCGAAGCGATGGAGAGAGTGGTGTGGGAGATCGAGAAGGGGCTGGAGCACGCGAAACTCGAAAGAGAAGTCAGTCAGCTCAGGCACGAACAGACTCCCGGGACCACAATGTTTGGTGCCAGTCAGGCGATGGCTTCGCTTCGCTCACGGATAGAGAAAGTGGCCACCATTCCAAGTGCAGTGCTTATCACCGGAGAGAGTGGAACGGGAAAGGAACTGGTCGCAAAGTATATCCACGATATGGGAGTGGGGGGGGAAAAGCCGTTTGTAGCGGTAAACAGCGCTGCGTTTCCCGAGAATCTGATCGAGAGTGAATTGTTCGGGCACGAACGGGGAGCGTTCACCGGGGCGAACAAGGTGCATCGAGGTGCCTTTGAGAGAGCCGCCGGAGGCACGTTGTTCCTGGATGAGATCGGCGAACTGCCGATGCCGGCTCAGGCGAAACTGCTGCGTGTGCTGGAACAGCGCCAGGTGACTCGAATAGGCGGCGAAAGGACGATAGCTGTGGACGCGAAGGTGGTCACCGCCACGAACCGCGATCTGGAAGTCGAAGTGGAAGCGGGTCGTTTCAGGCAGGATCTGTATTTTCGTTTGAATGTGCACATTTTGAATGTGCCTCCTCTTCGCGAGAGGCTGTCCGACATTCCGGAACTGACAGGTTTTTTCGTCAGGTCGACCTGTGCCCGGTTCGGGCGGCGAGAGATGAAGGTAGCTCCTGAAGTAATTGAATCGCTTATGGATCATGAGTGGAAGAGAAACAATGTCCGCGAACTGAAAAATATCATCGAACGGATGGTGATAGCATCGGATGGTGATTCGATCGAGATCGAGCATATTCCAGCAGAAGTGTTGCATGGCGGCCTGTCCGGAAGTCATGCGGCAAGCGATGCCGGGATAGCATCCGTCGGTAGTCCGGCAGAAGGTCCTGCCGGAAGGGGTGCGGCAAGGGCCTCTTTCCAGGAATTGAAAGCGGAAGCCGAGCGAAGGATACTTGTCACTGCACTTGAGCGGAACGAATGGCATATCAGCAATACTGCGCGGGAACTGGGTCTTTCCGACCACTCCAGTCTTCTGAAGATCATGAAGCGGCATGGGTTGAAGAAGAAGTAA
- a CDS encoding HD domain-containing protein gives MISAKDVEGLFSAQLEKIGAEALRKQVVDIWVAGCEKGGWKSVDELKQIPFTLLTDTKSVNFIEHTIAVTDGAVALGKAQKEAYAGMPYEIDMDRLVAGGLLHDVGKLMEIEKDGEGGYRKSHSGKCARHPISGALLAAEFGADEELLNTIICHAKEGDGRPQVVETVLIHQADFATFNPLVMLSKGHLIQ, from the coding sequence ATGATCAGCGCAAAGGACGTAGAAGGCCTCTTCTCGGCCCAGCTGGAGAAGATCGGCGCCGAAGCACTCAGAAAACAGGTTGTCGATATCTGGGTCGCAGGGTGCGAAAAGGGCGGCTGGAAGAGTGTCGACGAACTCAAACAGATCCCGTTCACCCTTCTGACCGACACAAAGAGTGTAAACTTCATAGAGCATACGATAGCGGTCACCGATGGCGCGGTTGCCCTTGGGAAAGCCCAGAAGGAAGCATACGCGGGGATGCCGTATGAGATAGACATGGACCGTCTCGTGGCTGGCGGCCTTCTCCATGATGTCGGCAAGCTTATGGAGATCGAGAAGGACGGAGAGGGCGGTTACCGGAAAAGTCATAGCGGAAAATGTGCGAGACACCCGATATCGGGCGCTCTGCTGGCGGCCGAGTTCGGGGCGGATGAAGAACTCCTCAACACGATCATCTGCCACGCCAAGGAAGGCGACGGCAGGCCCCAGGTCGTAGAGACGGTGCTTATCCACCAGGCTGATTTTGCGACATTCAATCCACTGGTCATGCTGAGCAAGGGACACCTGATCCAGTAG
- a CDS encoding M6 family metalloprotease domain-containing protein encodes MFKHLVVSAVMFSIISGILLVPTISESQIYPPKDGNDYPKAYYERIRQDKTAFQFQKAWIQKAERASKNRRELIREYYYKLEKARLSGLTGLVISESQNDLRSFLSSRPVETAVAGNTSVPIFMVKFTNTGADPYPNSNLQTELFDGPWPTGTMSEFFSEISYGNFNLDGTVYDWFELSDYDTFYEGTENGLGGDSKVGQLILETLNNWDASVNFAQYDNDGPDGIPNSGDDDGYVDFVSFVHAEIGGECGTTNLWSHRWVVTGWPEFSAPYATNDARSGGGVIRIYDYTIQPALSCGGSMIEIGVYCHEFGHAFGLPDLYDTNGGSAGVGHWGLMGSGSWNEPESPAHMCAWSKSELGWILPVEVGPFATAYDIYNIEFNNDEGYRLNVMEENWRRLTDCAIGGSYAMHCGLTSAEATSRGWPGGAGYGNSWDELVSREFSYNGSGSVNLSYDFVHHSEPGYDETIVSIVVNSIEYELQAYDGPGSGTESIDLTPHLSGSGASSYEIKFRFTSDSGWSDADGSYNTTCGAFTFDNVSLTGGGESYSADFESYEDGWHVDSSNPREFFLIENRQAMGFDAYVHGSGLAIWHVDNNISGNTGGDSDDQPHMVTLEEADGLEHLMDNTNRGDAGDIYPGSSSNTSFGSSTTPNSYNNNGNPTNVEVTMIGLSGNPMTATMKGGWFAPTLTSVLPDSGYTDGGEFSIDDILGGGINYGASFYLSNGSDPDIPASSVEWVGHAKLTGTIDLAGASSGYYDFVVENPDGQTVVLAGAFQVIDTTVTDSEIPDVPGEFALSQNVPNPFNPITTIAFDIASDQQVSLKIYDVQGRLIRTLVNEYMPARSHSVRWDGKNERGTNVASGVYFYQLQAGSEYRAVKKLVLMR; translated from the coding sequence ATGTTCAAACACCTTGTTGTTTCAGCTGTTATGTTCAGTATCATTTCAGGCATCCTTCTAGTCCCGACCATTTCGGAGTCGCAGATATACCCCCCGAAAGATGGGAATGACTATCCGAAGGCATATTACGAGAGGATCCGCCAGGACAAGACCGCTTTCCAGTTTCAGAAAGCCTGGATACAGAAGGCCGAAAGGGCCTCGAAAAACAGAAGAGAACTGATCCGTGAATATTACTATAAACTGGAAAAGGCAAGATTATCGGGACTGACTGGCCTTGTGATTTCGGAGAGTCAGAACGACCTTCGCTCATTCCTCTCCAGCAGGCCTGTCGAGACAGCCGTGGCAGGAAATACATCGGTACCCATTTTCATGGTCAAATTTACGAACACGGGAGCGGATCCATATCCGAACTCCAACCTGCAGACCGAACTTTTCGACGGACCCTGGCCCACAGGCACGATGTCGGAATTCTTCTCCGAGATATCCTATGGCAATTTCAACCTGGACGGCACAGTCTACGACTGGTTCGAGCTGTCCGACTATGACACATTCTACGAGGGCACGGAAAACGGCCTGGGCGGAGACTCGAAGGTCGGCCAGTTGATCCTCGAGACCCTGAACAACTGGGACGCCTCTGTCAACTTCGCTCAGTATGACAACGACGGCCCGGACGGTATCCCCAACTCGGGTGATGATGACGGCTATGTCGACTTTGTCTCTTTCGTCCATGCCGAGATCGGCGGAGAGTGCGGGACCACGAATCTCTGGTCTCACCGCTGGGTGGTCACCGGCTGGCCCGAATTCAGCGCCCCCTATGCCACCAATGACGCGCGCAGCGGCGGCGGCGTGATCAGAATATACGACTATACCATTCAGCCCGCACTGTCCTGCGGCGGATCGATGATAGAGATAGGCGTGTACTGCCACGAGTTCGGCCACGCCTTCGGATTGCCCGACCTGTACGACACTAACGGCGGCTCGGCGGGAGTAGGCCATTGGGGATTGATGGGCTCGGGAAGCTGGAACGAACCTGAAAGCCCCGCTCATATGTGCGCCTGGTCGAAAAGTGAACTGGGATGGATCCTGCCTGTAGAGGTAGGTCCGTTCGCCACGGCGTACGACATCTACAATATCGAATTCAACAATGACGAGGGATACAGGCTGAACGTCATGGAAGAGAACTGGAGACGCCTCACTGACTGTGCTATCGGAGGCAGCTACGCAATGCATTGCGGACTGACTTCTGCCGAGGCAACATCGAGAGGATGGCCTGGCGGCGCCGGCTACGGGAACTCCTGGGACGAGCTTGTATCGAGAGAATTCTCCTATAACGGTTCCGGATCGGTGAATCTCTCCTACGATTTCGTCCACCACTCTGAACCTGGATACGATGAAACTATCGTATCTATAGTAGTCAACAGCATTGAATACGAACTTCAAGCATACGATGGGCCAGGCAGCGGCACCGAAAGCATCGACCTGACACCGCACCTCAGCGGCAGCGGCGCATCGAGCTACGAAATAAAATTCAGATTTACATCCGATTCGGGCTGGTCGGACGCCGATGGCAGTTACAACACTACCTGTGGCGCCTTCACATTCGATAATGTGAGCCTCACGGGAGGCGGCGAGAGTTACTCGGCTGATTTTGAGAGTTACGAAGACGGATGGCATGTCGACAGCAGCAATCCGAGAGAGTTCTTCCTGATCGAAAACCGCCAGGCGATGGGATTCGATGCCTATGTCCACGGCAGCGGCCTGGCTATCTGGCATGTCGATAATAATATCTCGGGAAACACCGGCGGCGACTCGGACGACCAGCCTCACATGGTAACACTCGAGGAAGCTGACGGGTTGGAGCACCTGATGGACAACACAAATCGCGGCGATGCCGGTGACATCTATCCAGGATCTTCTTCAAACACTTCTTTCGGCAGCTCGACGACACCGAACAGCTACAATAACAATGGTAACCCGACGAACGTCGAGGTCACTATGATCGGTTTGTCCGGCAACCCGATGACAGCCACGATGAAGGGGGGCTGGTTCGCGCCGACATTGACATCTGTACTTCCCGATTCGGGATATACAGACGGCGGAGAATTTTCTATCGATGATATCCTCGGTGGAGGGATCAACTACGGCGCGTCGTTCTATCTCAGTAACGGATCCGACCCGGACATCCCCGCTTCGAGCGTCGAATGGGTCGGCCACGCAAAGCTCACGGGTACGATCGACCTGGCGGGCGCCTCATCCGGATACTACGATTTCGTCGTAGAAAACCCCGATGGTCAGACAGTCGTCCTTGCGGGGGCATTCCAGGTGATAGACACGACTGTCACCGACAGTGAGATCCCGGACGTACCAGGGGAGTTCGCTCTGAGCCAGAACGTGCCAAACCCCTTCAACCCGATAACGACGATAGCCTTCGATATCGCTTCGGACCAGCAGGTCTCCCTGAAGATCTACGATGTACAGGGAAGACTGATCAGGACTCTGGTAAACGAGTACATGCCGGCGAGAAGTCACAGCGTACGGTGGGACGGAAAGAACGAACGCGGAACAAACGTCGCATCCGGAGTATATTTCTATCAGCTCCAGGCGGGGTCTGAATACAGGGCCGTGAAGAAACTCGTTCTGATGCGATAG
- a CDS encoding HAMP domain-containing histidine kinase encodes MNFRARLFFIFLISVLVPVVILGWLIRGEMTGRITEQYRGRVESLMEVIAGDLDSRGASIARSIETLGEGMTDDNRFRRVLTDRQGDDRRYLLDYAGRAMKMSGLSMLQIQDQSGRIISSGHFRNEYDRIDEALTELLSVVPGQMAIVEVRAPDEPFMVLTRMESLSIGGKKFTIVGGVKVDEAFLGRLATADDLMVRLVCPRGVFSVSGETIRQDTTETGDSGGAIVREMGIPFIDLARSGPGTAFFRASHSMAKLDDLKVGIDKWFLLILVVTGMLSLILVSWLSTMISRPLIDLADRTAGLDLDRLDVEFDVGRGDEIGTLSRVLGEMTARLRSSAVRIRDAERRATLGELARQVNHDIKNGLTPIRNVFRHLEEVAGNEPARLPEVFEERSGTVDSSIGYLEKLASNYARLSPAVAKTDVDLDDIITRVLADYRVAGNVELVEDLCGEAFVHGDPLSLRRIVENLAGNAIGSLGPEGGTVTVHTGINDDDGADPSIILRVSDTGCGISEEKMDMVFEDFYTTRELGTGLGLSIVRRLVMDLDGSIEVSSEEGRGSVFSIEMPARCRPGEGKEI; translated from the coding sequence ATGAATTTCAGGGCCAGACTTTTTTTCATATTCCTCATATCCGTTCTTGTGCCTGTGGTGATCCTGGGCTGGCTGATCCGTGGCGAGATGACAGGAAGAATAACTGAACAGTATCGCGGTCGTGTCGAATCACTCATGGAAGTCATAGCGGGAGACCTCGATTCCCGGGGCGCGTCGATCGCCAGGTCGATCGAGACTCTCGGGGAGGGGATGACCGACGATAACAGGTTCAGGCGCGTATTGACCGACAGGCAGGGCGATGACAGGAGATACCTGCTCGATTATGCGGGCAGGGCGATGAAGATGTCGGGGCTTTCGATGCTCCAGATACAGGATCAGTCGGGACGTATCATCAGTTCGGGACATTTCCGAAACGAGTATGACCGTATCGACGAGGCCCTGACAGAGCTTTTGAGTGTGGTGCCAGGTCAGATGGCGATCGTCGAAGTGAGAGCGCCCGACGAGCCATTCATGGTGTTGACGAGGATGGAATCCCTGTCGATAGGCGGGAAGAAATTTACGATCGTGGGTGGTGTGAAAGTGGATGAGGCATTCCTCGGACGACTGGCGACAGCAGATGATCTGATGGTCAGACTGGTCTGCCCCCGGGGTGTGTTTTCCGTGTCCGGCGAAACGATCAGGCAAGATACTACAGAGACAGGGGATTCTGGAGGAGCAATCGTCAGGGAGATGGGAATACCTTTCATAGACCTGGCACGTTCAGGTCCCGGGACTGCGTTTTTCAGGGCGAGTCATTCGATGGCGAAACTGGACGATCTGAAGGTCGGCATCGACAAATGGTTTCTCCTTATACTTGTCGTGACAGGAATGCTGTCTCTGATTCTCGTAAGCTGGCTGTCGACCATGATCAGCAGACCTCTGATCGATCTTGCCGACAGGACAGCCGGACTGGATCTGGACAGGCTCGATGTTGAGTTCGACGTAGGGCGCGGCGATGAGATAGGGACGCTTTCTCGTGTGCTGGGTGAGATGACGGCACGGCTGCGCTCCAGCGCCGTCAGGATCAGGGACGCCGAACGTCGCGCCACTCTGGGCGAACTTGCCCGGCAGGTGAATCATGATATCAAGAACGGACTGACCCCTATAAGAAATGTCTTCAGGCATCTCGAAGAAGTGGCGGGAAATGAACCTGCCAGACTCCCGGAGGTGTTTGAAGAGAGAAGCGGAACGGTCGATTCGAGTATCGGCTATCTCGAAAAACTGGCGTCCAACTATGCCCGGCTCTCTCCAGCCGTGGCGAAGACGGATGTGGACCTCGATGATATTATCACTCGCGTGCTGGCTGACTACAGGGTCGCAGGCAACGTGGAACTGGTTGAAGATCTATGCGGCGAGGCGTTCGTTCATGGCGATCCACTCTCCCTGCGGAGGATAGTGGAGAATCTCGCAGGCAACGCTATTGGCAGCCTGGGGCCGGAGGGTGGAACAGTGACGGTACATACCGGTATAAATGACGATGATGGAGCCGATCCGTCCATAATCCTCCGGGTGAGCGACACGGGCTGCGGAATAAGCGAGGAGAAGATGGATATGGTATTCGAGGATTTCTATACGACCAGGGAACTCGGGACCGGCCTGGGCCTTTCGATAGTGAGGCGTCTGGTAATGGACCTCGACGGATCGATAGAAGTCAGCAGCGAGGAAGGTAGAGGAAGCGTGTTCAGCATCGAGATGCCGGCGAGGTGCCGGCCCGGGGAAGGAAAGGAAATATGA
- a CDS encoding 3-isopropylmalate dehydratase large subunit gives MKGRIKRKVRLIVGKTIIEKIIGSHAGREVSPGEIVDITIDARVARDFGGANVAKNIRDNGLGIDDATKTAFTFDCNPGGSDQKYATNQQICRDFAREHSIDIYDIDAGIGTHIAIDKGLAVPGSTFISTDSHANILGAIGAFGQGMGDVDIAYAFAHGKVWFKVPPTMKIVLNGTPSPQAVPKDMVLAMLKQLGANGLLGFAAEVYGDAVDRLDLAGRITMASMATEMGGIIALFPPNQEVIDYTSKASGTKTEAVTADPDAVYDKSIEIDIDGLLPQMARPGHPEDVIGAAEAAGRKIGSAFIGSCTNGRFEDMKAAADVLKGRKVAPGVILKIVPSTDEVWRRCLDEGIIEIFKDAGVLLGNAGCAGCAAGQIGQNGPGEVTVSTGNRNFAGKQGKGEVYLASPAVVAASAVAGVIALPDALPEQPVVFETGIASSSAPPAEKEVETDERPVRFKGRVWVIGQDNIDTDMIYHNRYLTITDIKEMGQYTFDNLSGWEDFAKKAEPGDIVVTGKNFGAGSSRQQAVDCFKSLGVLMVIAESFGAIYERNAINKGFPIVAADLISKGLESGQEIEVDLEKQTIALPSGVEVKGGFSEVQMNIYLKGGLLHK, from the coding sequence ATGAAAGGCCGGATAAAAAGAAAGGTACGGTTGATCGTGGGAAAGACGATAATCGAAAAAATAATCGGTTCTCACGCGGGACGCGAAGTGTCCCCCGGAGAGATAGTCGATATCACGATAGATGCCAGGGTGGCCCGTGATTTCGGCGGAGCGAATGTGGCCAAGAATATCAGGGACAACGGTCTCGGTATAGACGACGCCACGAAGACGGCCTTCACGTTCGACTGCAATCCCGGCGGCTCGGACCAGAAATACGCCACAAACCAGCAGATATGCCGTGATTTTGCCCGGGAGCATTCGATAGACATCTACGATATAGACGCTGGTATAGGTACTCATATTGCCATCGACAAGGGGCTTGCCGTACCGGGGTCGACATTCATTTCGACCGATTCGCACGCCAACATCCTTGGAGCGATCGGGGCATTCGGCCAGGGGATGGGAGACGTAGATATTGCCTACGCATTTGCCCATGGCAAGGTCTGGTTCAAGGTGCCGCCGACCATGAAGATCGTCCTGAATGGAACACCCTCGCCGCAGGCAGTTCCGAAAGATATGGTCCTCGCGATGCTGAAGCAGCTCGGAGCCAACGGGTTGCTCGGTTTTGCCGCCGAAGTATATGGTGACGCTGTCGATCGACTGGACCTCGCGGGCAGGATAACGATGGCCTCGATGGCGACTGAGATGGGTGGGATAATTGCTCTTTTCCCACCGAACCAGGAAGTTATCGATTATACCTCGAAGGCCAGTGGTACGAAGACCGAGGCTGTCACCGCCGATCCCGATGCGGTATACGACAAGTCGATCGAGATCGACATCGATGGACTTCTGCCCCAGATGGCCAGGCCAGGTCATCCCGAGGATGTGATCGGCGCTGCAGAGGCGGCCGGCAGGAAGATCGGTTCGGCATTTATCGGTTCATGCACCAATGGCAGGTTTGAGGATATGAAGGCCGCCGCTGATGTGCTCAAAGGCAGAAAAGTGGCGCCCGGTGTCATTCTCAAGATCGTCCCAAGTACCGATGAGGTCTGGCGCAGATGCCTTGATGAAGGGATCATCGAGATATTCAAGGATGCCGGAGTCCTCCTGGGTAATGCAGGCTGCGCGGGTTGTGCAGCGGGACAGATAGGTCAGAATGGACCTGGAGAAGTCACTGTCAGTACGGGTAATCGAAATTTCGCGGGCAAGCAGGGAAAGGGAGAAGTCTATCTTGCCTCTCCCGCAGTCGTAGCCGCGTCTGCTGTGGCCGGTGTAATAGCCCTGCCCGATGCTCTGCCGGAACAGCCAGTGGTCTTTGAGACGGGGATCGCTTCGTCCTCCGCTCCACCTGCCGAAAAAGAAGTCGAGACGGACGAGAGACCGGTCAGGTTCAAGGGCAGGGTATGGGTGATCGGCCAGGACAACATCGATACCGATATGATATATCACAACCGGTACCTGACGATCACCGATATTAAGGAGATGGGTCAGTATACCTTCGATAATCTCAGCGGTTGGGAAGATTTCGCGAAAAAGGCGGAGCCTGGTGATATAGTGGTGACCGGAAAGAATTTTGGAGCCGGTTCGTCACGTCAGCAGGCTGTCGACTGTTTCAAGAGTCTCGGTGTCCTGATGGTGATCGCGGAGTCGTTCGGCGCCATCTATGAACGCAACGCGATCAACAAGGGATTTCCGATAGTCGCGGCCGACCTGATCTCGAAAGGGCTGGAGAGCGGCCAGGAGATAGAAGTCGATCTGGAAAAGCAGACGATAGCGCTGCCTTCAGGCGTGGAGGTAAAAGGAGGTTTTTCCGAAGTTCAGATGAACATCTATCTAAAGGGAGGCCTTCTCCATAAATAG
- a CDS encoding 3-isopropylmalate dehydratase large subunit, whose product MGKTFVEKVLAAKSGNEEVVAGQIVMIKPEHLLTHDNTAAIVGKIGDDLKEYGVARPDMPVIILDHVVPATNEKTATNHKSIREFVATYDIPNFFDAGRGICHQVLLEEGFAKPGTIIVGSDSHTCSYGAVGVFSTGIDRTEAAALLLRGETWLKVPDTIKITLTGELKAPVSAKDLVLTIIGDIGADGASYQAVEFHGNIASLSIEDRFTIANMGVEMGAKVAVFPVDEKTEAYLGSIGVEKGSYQSYEADEDAQYIQELTYDMGSVVPVVAQPHTVDNVKPVSEVKGVEFDQFFIGTCTNGRLGDLRAAADFLDGKKIAEGTRLLVLPASKSIFEAALEEGIISTLSKAGAMILPPGCGPCLGAHQGCLAPGEKCLSTANRNFKGRMGCKDAEIFLASPETVAASALSGKLVDPCEEV is encoded by the coding sequence ATGGGAAAGACATTCGTAGAAAAGGTGCTGGCGGCAAAGTCGGGTAATGAAGAAGTAGTTGCGGGCCAGATCGTTATGATCAAGCCTGAACATCTTCTGACTCACGACAACACGGCTGCCATAGTGGGCAAGATAGGTGATGACCTGAAGGAGTATGGGGTCGCCCGTCCGGACATGCCGGTGATAATACTGGATCATGTCGTGCCTGCGACAAATGAGAAGACCGCTACAAATCACAAGTCGATCAGGGAATTTGTAGCCACCTACGACATTCCTAATTTCTTCGATGCGGGCCGGGGCATCTGCCACCAGGTCCTTCTCGAGGAGGGATTTGCCAAGCCGGGGACGATAATCGTAGGCAGCGATTCCCACACATGTTCGTATGGCGCTGTCGGCGTATTCTCCACAGGCATTGACCGGACCGAGGCGGCAGCACTGCTGCTGAGGGGCGAGACCTGGCTGAAGGTGCCGGACACCATAAAGATCACCTTGACGGGTGAACTGAAGGCGCCTGTTTCGGCGAAGGACCTTGTCCTGACGATTATCGGGGATATTGGCGCGGACGGTGCCAGTTACCAGGCTGTGGAATTTCACGGGAACATTGCGTCGCTTTCGATCGAGGACCGGTTCACTATCGCCAACATGGGTGTGGAGATGGGAGCGAAAGTAGCGGTATTTCCCGTAGACGAAAAGACCGAAGCTTATCTCGGATCGATCGGTGTGGAAAAGGGCAGCTATCAGTCTTATGAGGCCGATGAAGATGCGCAGTACATCCAGGAGCTGACCTATGATATGGGTAGTGTCGTGCCGGTTGTGGCCCAGCCTCACACGGTAGACAACGTCAAGCCTGTGTCTGAGGTGAAGGGCGTCGAGTTCGATCAGTTCTTCATCGGTACCTGCACGAACGGTCGATTAGGCGACCTCAGGGCAGCTGCTGATTTCCTCGATGGAAAGAAGATAGCCGAAGGGACGAGGCTGCTTGTCCTTCCCGCTTCGAAGAGTATCTTCGAGGCCGCGCTGGAGGAGGGGATAATCTCAACGCTGTCAAAAGCCGGGGCAATGATCCTGCCTCCCGGCTGCGGGCCGTGCCTGGGGGCTCACCAGGGATGCCTGGCTCCGGGGGAGAAGTGTCTGAGTACCGCGAACAGGAATTTCAAGGGGCGGATGGGATGCAAGGATGCCGAGATCTTCCTGGCCAGCCCCGAGACAGTCGCCGCTTCGGCGCTGAGTGGAAAGCTCGTAGATCCGTGCGAGGAGGTATGA
- the leuD gene encoding 3-isopropylmalate dehydratase small subunit (catalyzes the isomerization between 2-isopropylmalate and 3-isopropylmalate in leucine biosynthesis), protein MKVWKYGDDINTDMLFPGKYTYSCSTAEEIKPHLLEDLDTEFAGNVAEGDMLFAGKNFGCGSSREQPVLGLKAVGIKAIVAKSYARIFYRAAINQGLLLIECPEAVDAFEPGSEVSMEMEKGQITIGEKAFTFPKLPPEILEIRDAGGLLAYTRNKLKG, encoded by the coding sequence ATGAAAGTATGGAAATACGGTGACGATATAAACACCGATATGCTCTTTCCCGGCAAGTACACCTATTCATGCAGTACTGCTGAAGAGATCAAGCCGCATCTGCTCGAGGACCTCGATACGGAGTTCGCCGGAAATGTCGCGGAGGGCGACATGCTTTTTGCAGGCAAGAACTTCGGATGTGGTTCCTCCCGCGAGCAGCCCGTTCTGGGGCTGAAGGCGGTCGGCATAAAGGCGATAGTCGCGAAGAGCTATGCCCGGATATTCTATCGCGCGGCGATCAATCAGGGTCTGCTCCTGATTGAATGTCCCGAAGCGGTGGATGCCTTCGAGCCCGGGAGCGAGGTCAGTATGGAAATGGAGAAGGGACAGATCACAATCGGTGAAAAGGCCTTTACATTTCCCAAGCTGCCACCCGAGATCCTGGAGATCAGGGACGCTGGTGGGCTGCTGGCCTACACGAGGAACAAGCTGAAGGGGTAA